ctattaataataaacatgtgaTGGATTTAAACCTGGCGATATTTTACATGTatcgaattaaaaaaatcaaaatagtttatttttcatgGACATTTACATGTATTCCAGAATAGTAAGTACGTGTATATACATAAAGCAACTAAATGCTAAACGcaatctaaaaatatgtttatattattagtgtAGTTATGTTAGGAAGAaatgattcaatttgaatgttgaatttagttccagttcaccttccttttattgtctggtatctgacgctgtctcatacctggaatctagagtcacgttcgtctgaagagatctaaagaatTTCTACATCGTTTTGACACAGACAGATGAAGTGACatactcattgtctcatcaggtacacaatatatgattgtgggtaggtTTAAAAGTGCAAACTGACACAGAAGAGGTGAAAATGGAGCGAAGGGTTAGGATATGTTCTCGGAGAAACACCTCCCCACAGCTCTTCCGGCTCCCCAGGCGAACACAATAGACGAAAAGCCTTTTTTTCTGCAATTTGAAGACTCTTTGTAACAAAGAAGATGAAGCTTCAAATGTTAATGTACACATGACATTATGCCGTAGATTACAGAGGAAAATTAGCCATGGTATACCATTTTTAGTGCACTGCAATTCAGGAGATTGGAAAAACACCTCAAGGAAAACACTATGCAGAGTTGAGTTTAGACCAAAGGGAATCAACATGGCGATGGCAAGAAAATCCAGTATCCAAATGAACACCCAAGAAACAGTCTGAATCAACCTCAGTGATGTCGACCTCGTCCAGAGCAACAAGGcctttaaaactgttttgaataaCTATCTCAgcaaattttagtaatattaaattgtacctACTTTAGAAGGACAAGGCAGCTAGCAATTCCCTGTTTGGTTGCAACCAGTCTCTATTGTACATCGGATGCTGATGTACCATCTACAGTACATTGGAAGATGGTGTACCATGTATAATGCATTGGATGCTGATGTATCATCTAtaatacatttgattttgatgtaCCATCTATAATACATTTGACGCTGATTTACCATTAATAACAGACTGGATCGTTTTACGGAGGTGCCCGAGCTTGAAAAGCAAACAGCTAGACTGACTGAATGACAtcaaaatgattatatttaaaaaaaatctgttaacgcacattttaaaatgaaacataaactCCAAACAgtctttaaaaaagtaatataggTCGGTAGATAATACCGTTAAAAGTAAGTTAGTCAATGGTGTGTACCTTGTTTCTCTCAAAGGCAGTATACTGttgaaatggaaaaaaaaaaactcttgctCTTGCCATACAATGAGAACACTCACAAGTCAATGTAGAATACTCCGTACTGCGGTGTTGGAGGATGCTTGAAGGCAGGAGGAGCTGACGTGTCCCTGTACAGTCCTAGGTTGTACTTGCGACAGACGGTCTGTATCCTGAGCAGGCGTTCAGCGTTGGAAATTTCAGCTTGTCTCTGTAATATGTAGACTCTTATCAAGTAGAACGATATGACGTATTCAATACATAACTTAATGTATAATCCTAATATATAAGCATGAGCTGACGTGTCCCTGTACAGTCCTAGGTTGTACTTGCGACAGACGGTCTGTATCCTGAGCAGGCGTTCAGCGTTGGAAATTTCAGCTTGTCTCTGTAATATGTAGACTCTTATCAAGTAGAACGATATGACGTATTCAATACATAACTTAATGTATAATCCTAATATAAGTATGAGCTGATGTGTCCCTGTACAGTCCTAGGTTGTACTTGCGACAGACGGTCTGTATCCTGAGCAGGGCGTTCAGCGTTGGAGATTTCAGCTTGTCTCTGTAATATGTAGACTCTTATCAAGTAGAAACGATATGACGTATTCAATACATAACTTAATGTATAATCCTAATATATAAGCATGAGCTGATGTGTCCCTGTACAGTCCTAGGTTGTACTTGCGACAGACGGTCTGTATCCTGAGCAGGCGTTCAGCGTTGGAAATTTCAGCTTGTCTCTGTAATATGTAGACTCTTATCAAGTAGAACGATATGACGTATTCAATACATAACTTTAATGTATAATCCTAATATATTAAGCATGAGCTGATGTGTCCCTGTACAGTCCTAGGTTGTACTTGCGACAGACGGTCTGTATCCTGAGCAGGCGTTCAGCGTTGGAAATTTCAGCTTGTCTCTGTAATATGTAGACTCTTATCAAGTAGAACGATATGACGTATTCAATACATAACTTAATGTATAATCCTAATATATAAGCATGAGCTGATGTGTCCCTGTACAGTCCTAGGTTTGTACTTGCGACAGGACGGTCTGTATCCTGAGCAGGCGTTTCAGCGTTGGAAAATTTCAGCTTGTCTCTGTAATATGTAGACTCTTATCAAGTAGAACGATATGACGTATTCAATACATAACTTAATGTATAATCCTAATATATAAGCATGAGCTGATGTGTCCCTGTACAGTCCTAGGTTGTACTTGCGACAGACTGTTCTGTATCCTGAGCAGACGTTCAGCGTTGGAGATTTCAGCTTGTCTCTGTAACATGTAGACTCTTATCAAGTAGAACGATGATGTATTCAATACATAACTGTAATGTATAATCCTAATATATAAGCATGAGCTGATGTGTCCCTGTACAGTCCTAGGTTGTACTTGCGACAGACTGTCTGTATCCTGAGCAGACGTTCAGCGTTGGAGATTTCAGCTTGTCTCTGCAACATGTAGATCTTATCAAGTAGAACGAGATAACGTATTCAATACATAACTGTAATGTATAATCCTAATATATAAGCATGAGCTGATGTGTCCCTGTACAGTCCTAGGTTGTACTTGCGACAGACGGTCTGTATCCTGAGGCAGGCGTTCAGCGTTGGAAAATTTCAGCTTGTCTCTGTAATATGTAGACTACTTATCAAGTAGAACGATATGACGTATTCAATACATAACTTAATGTATAAATCCTAATATATAAGCATGAGCTGATGTGTCCCTGTACAGTCCTAGGTTGTACTTGCGACAGACGGTCTGTATCCTGAGCAGGCGTTCAGCGTTGGAAATTTCAGCTTGTCTCTGTAATATGTAGACTCTTATCAAGTAGAACGATATGACGTATTCAATACATAACTTAATGTATTAATCCTAATATATAAGCATGAGCTGATGTGTCCCTGTACAGTCCTAGGTTGTACTTGCGACAGAACGGTCTGTATCCTGAGCAGGCGTTCAGCGTTGGAAATTTCAGCTTGTCTCTGTAATATGTAGACTCTTATCAAGTAGAAACGATATGACGTATTCAATACATAACTTAATGTATAATCCTAATATATAAGCATGAGCTGATGTGTCCCTGTACAGTCCTAGGTTGTACTTGCGACAGACGGTCTGTATCCTGAGCAGGGGCGTTCAGCGTTGGAAATTTCAGCTTGTCTCTGTAATATGTAGACTCTTATCAAGTAGTAGAACGATATGACGTATTCAATACATAACTTAATGTATAATCCTAAAATATAAGCATGAGCTGATGTGTCCCTGTACAGTCCTAGGTTGTACTTGCGACAGACGGTCTGTATCCTGAGCAGACGTTCAGCGTTGGAGATTTCAGCTTGTCTCTGTAACATGTAGACTCTTATCAAGTAGAACGATATGACGTATTCAATACATAACTGTAATGTATAATCCTAATATATAAGCATGAGCTGATGACGTGTCCCTGTACAGTCCTAGGTTGTACTTGCGACAGACGGTCTGTATCCTGAGCAGACGTTCAGCGTTGGAGATTTCAGCTTGTCTCTGCAAACATGTAGACTCTTACCAAGTAGAACGATATGACGTATTCAATACATAACTGTTAATTGTATAATCCTAATATATAAGCATGAGCTGATGTGTCCCTGTACAGTCCTAGGTTGTACTTGCGACAGACGGTCTGTATCCTGAGCAGCGTTCAGCGTTGGAGATTTCAGCTTCTCTCTGTAATATGTAGACTCTTTACCAAGTAGAACGATATGACGTATTCAATACATAACTGTAATGTATAATCCTAATATATAAGCATGAGCTGATGTGTCCCTGTACAGTCCTAGGTTGTACTTGCGACAGACGGTCTGTATCCTGAGCAGGCGTTCAGCGTTGGAGATTTCAGCTTCTCTCTGTAATATGTAGACTCTTATCAAGTAGAACGATATGACGTATTCAATACATAACTTAATGTATAATCCTAATATATAAGCATGAGCTGATGTGTCCCTGTACAGTCCTAGGTTTGTACTTGCGACAGACTGTCTGTATCCTGAGCAGGACGTTCAGCGTTGGAGATTTCAGCTTCTCTCTGTAATATGTAGACTCTTATCAAGTAGAACGATATGACGTATTCAATACATAACTTAATGTATAATCCTAATATATAAGCATGAGCTGATGTGTCCCTGTACAGTCCTAGGTTGTACTTGCGACAGACTGTCTGTATCCTGTGCAGACGTTCAGCGTTGGAGATTTCAGCTTCTCTCTGTAATATGTAGACTCTTATCAAGTAGAACGAGATGACGTATTCAATACATAACTTAATGTATAATCCTAATATATAAGCATGAGCTGATGTGTCCCTGTACAGTCCTAGGTTGTACTTGCGACAGACGGTCTGTATCCTGAGCAGGCGTTCAGCGTTGGAGATTTCAGCTTCTCTCTGTAATATGTAGGACTCTTATCAAGTAGAACGATATGACGTATTCAATACATAACTTAATGTATAATCCTAATATATAAGCATGAGCTGATGTGTCCCTGTACAGTCCTAGGTTGTACTTGCGACAGACTGTCTGTATCTGAGCAGGACGTTTCAGCGTTGGAGATTTCAGCTTCTCTCTGTAATATGTAGACTCTTATCAAGTAGAACGAGATAACGTATTCAATACATAACTGTAATGTATAATCCTAATATATAAGCATGAGCTGATGTTGTCCCTGTACAGTCCTAGGTTGTACTTGCGACAGACCGGTCTGTATCCTGAGCAGGCGTTCAGCGTTGGAGATTTCAGCTTGTCTCTGTAATATGTAGACTCTTATCAAGTAGAACGAGATAACGTATTCAATACATAACTGTAATGTATAATCCTAATATATAAGCATGAGCTGATGTGTCCCTGTACAGTCCTAGGTTGTACTTGCGACAGACGGTCCTGTATCCTGAGCAGGCGTTCAGCGTTGGAGATTTCAGCTTCTCTCTGTAATATGTAGGACTCTTATCAAGTAGAACGATATGACGTATTCATACATAACTGTAATGTATAATCCTAATTATAAGCATGAGCTGATGTGTCCCTGTACAGTCCTAGGTTGTACTTGCGACAGACTGTCTGTATCCTGAGCAGACGTTCAGCGTTGGAGATTTCAGCTTGTCTCTCTGTAATATGTAGATCTTTATCAAGTAGAACGATATGACGTATTCAATACATAACTTAATGTATAATCCTAATATATAAGCATGAGCTGATGTGTCCCTGTACAGTCCTAGGTTGTACTTGCGACAGACTGGTCTGTATCCTGAGCAGACGTTCAGCGTTGGAGATTTCAGCTTGTCTCTGCAACATGTAGACTTTACCAAGTAGAACGAGATAACGTATTCAATACATAACTTAATGTATAATTCCTAATATATAAGCATGAGCTGATGTGTCCCTGTACAGTCCTAGGTTGTACTTGCGACAGACTGTCTGTATCCTGAGCAGACGTTCAGCGTTGGAGATTTCAGCTTCTCTCTGTAATATGTAGACTCTTATCAAGTAGAACGATATGACGTATTCAATACATAACTTAATGTATAATCCTAATATATAAGCATGAGCTGATGTGTCCCTGTACAGTCCTAGGTTGTACTTGCGACAGACTGTCTGTATCCTGAGCAGACGTTCAGCGTTGGGAATTTCAGCTTCTCTCTGTAATATGTAGACTCTTATCAAGTAGAACGATATGACGTATTCAATACATAACTTATGTATAATCCTAATATATAAGTATGAGCTGATGTGTCCCTGTACAGTCCTAGGTTGTACTTGCGACAGACTGTCTGTATCCTGAGCAGACGTTCAGCGTTGGAGATTTCAAGCTTGTCTCTGTAATATGTAGACTCTTATCAAGTAGAACGATATGACGTATTCAATACATAACTTAATGTATAATCCTAATATATAAGTATGAGCTGACGTGTCCCTGTACAGTCCTAGGTTGTACTTGCGACAGACTGTCTGTATCCTGAGCAGACGTTCAGCGTTGGAGATTTCAGCTTGTCTCTGTAACATGTAGACTCTTATCAAGTAGAACCAGCTGATGTATTCAATACATAACTGTAATGTATAATTCCTAATATATAAGCATGAGCTGATGTGTCCCCTGTACAGTCCTAGTTTGTACTACCAGGCAAAACGGGGAGGGTGTTCAAATGGATGCAGTTCAAGGAGACGCAGTGTTCTTTTCAAACTGGTGGCCATCTTCACTGTCCATAAGAACAGTATTAGACTTCAGGCACTTTTATGTCCTGATTTTTGATTGCTGAAATATGGGAGATATctcattcaaaaaatataattcataccGTCTTTATACAGTTTTTggctaaaagaaaaatataattttatttcatcgttttatatacaaaaagaaGGATATACTCATCAtgaaaataattctaaagtgtaaGAATATTAATAAGACCTTTAAATAAGATGTTTCACAGCTGCAATCAAAACTAAGAATACAACAGTATGtcttgaggtttaacattgttcttaagggGGTGCTCAAGATCGTGTTTTAAGTAAAGCCGAGTCTTAAGTAGTTCCAGAGTTTAATAAATTCCTCCCTTGGAAATATTTGATCCTGTAACAATAacttgccaatggcgcagtgaaGCGGGTAAAACGCTTATCGCAAGATAatcagatcaagcaacgtcgagcgtggctgttgcttggatgggtgacagctgaacgatcctgtccttgcaagcagcacgcctgcccggccgttgatggtggtttggaagtcacccttaagccgttggtccccaggttaagtgttagagagagcttcttagccccaACTTCGCCTGGcaaaataagactttaataaaagTTGCTTCAGCTGCTTTTTATTTTCCACGATTCACTTCCATTCACATTAAAAATGGAACTAAAATggactaaaatattactttagtcAAAATGCATCTACTTCCGACGCTTGTATTCTGCTTCTGACATAAAAGGAAGAGTGTGCTATCCCTTTGCTTTTCATTTAACTACAGTAACACTGTTAACGGAGACAACCAGTTTAGATAACCTGATGTGCAAAACATTATTCTCAGCTTTGTTCATCGAAATGGGTTTTAGAACACTGCcttattttcaatgcattagatggtttagtcgtcactggtgcaatctaaaataaaaattagatagtaactttgtcttttcaATCTGCATAACACTACTGATCTAGCactgtattcaatattttctaaaatttaaatgtaaacaaatgtttaagcCACTTTTGTGAACTTCGGCTGAaactgtcaacagctgtttagagtCACTTAACTTACGTGTCGCAAATattgggtgaagtgaataaagctGAGCAAATGCTCTTTCCTCCAAAAAATGAGTACGTACTCCAGTTTCACGTGAATAAAAAGAACTTGCTCAGTGGAGGCTCGGAGCACTTTCTCATGTTGACGACTAGACAATTGACTTGGAGTATCTACTCACCTTTTTAGGTGAATAAAACTAGGCACTTCCTCCAAAATGTGAGCAGGTACTCCAGAAATTACCGATCTACTCATTAGTAGATACAACTTGCTCAAGTAAAAACGTTCAATCTTGTGAGGACAGAGTTTTACCTATTCGTGCTGTAAAATTTTACAGAGTGCGTCGGGTATCTCTAGAGCAAGACTACCGAGCTCTTTATCGTTTTAATGAAATGAATGTTGAGTGGATTAGTGATAATTTTCTTGGGGAAAACTTTGAAAGGCGTGGTGGTGCGCTTCCCAATTTGGACAGAATGCGTACTTTTCTTTGATATGCTGATGATCCTGGGTTTCAGAGTGGTGTTGCCGAAGATGTTGGTATCGCCAGAACTACAGTCACAAAAACCATTTCAGATGTAATGGCAGCTATGAAGAAAAACGTATGGATAAAATTTCCTTCTACAATAGAAGAAATGGAACAACAAAAAGCTAATTGGCAAGAAAAATACAGATTTCCTTCAGCCATTGGAGCTGTTGACTGCACTCAAATACCTATAGGCAAGCCTTCTGACCATGGCGATGAATATATCAATAGAAAAGAGGTTTCCAAGTATAAATGTGCAGGCAACTTGTAATTTTGCTGAATAGTTCACAAGCGTAGATGCTTCTTGGCCAGGTTCAGTGCATGATGCACGAATTTAGAGAAATTCAGATATTTACAGAATTATGGAATTCAATCAAGCTAATGCACTTCTAATTGGAGATTTAGGATACGGGATAGCTCCCTGGATTATGACGCCCTATGAAAACCCAATAACTGCTAGAGAAAGGGCATACAATCTGTGTTTGGCCCaagaaagagtaataattgaacgTTGTTTTGGTCAGTTGAAACGTTTACAAACGTCAGCAAAACAAAATTaggattaaaactgaaaatgttccATCGATGGTTGTTTGTTGCTTTATTCTTCATAATGTAGCAAAAAGACTAAGTGATGAAGACTTTGACTTTAACATTGAGGAAAGGCAAAACAATGAAGTTGGCAATGTAGAGAATCGTAACGAAAAGACTAAGTGATGAAGACTTTGACTTTAACATTGAGGAAAGGCAAAACAATGAAGTTTGCAATGTAGAGAATCGTAACGAAAGAGACATCCGCAATAGAGGACAACAGAGAAGAAACGAAATTGCTCGGCTGATACATGGAGCTTAACAGCTTAAAAAGAATgtactgtgtaaataaataaaaaaatacctaccTACTTCCAattcaaaaaaacaaacacaaaaaaaacaataccaaaaatacTTAAACTCTGGGGTCGTAATGACCGTTTTTACATGCGTACAACTTTCAATAGAGCCAGTCTTACAGCCGTAAAGCCAGTGTCTGGGACAGTCGCTCAAGGGTCTTATGTAGGCAGTGTGTACAACCGCGTATACAACAAGATAGGGAAAGGGAACTGTGAGCACTTGCTCCATTTGCCTGAGCAAGTCCTCTGGCCCAatattgactttttattcacATCAAATCAGAGCACTTACTCGTGTTAGAAGGAGTTACTCCTCACTACCTGAGCATCTGCTACGGAGCATGTACTCCAACTTTATTCACTTCACCAATTATAATTACTTTccagaataattaaatattctgagaaactCTTTCCGATGTTTCTCGCCCTTTAAACCTTACTTGGACTTCTGAAAtgtttcaaaaccaaaattagcaAAATCGGTCCTAGCCGTTCTCGATTTTTAGTGAGAACGtcatttcatttacatattatacacatacattttggattagcaataaaaaaattacaaaaccgtTACAGTAAATTAGACTCATCAGTTCAGTattgtgttaataaaatatgttaatgaaCTCACAATGAGATCTTGAATCTGGGACTGGCTGAGACTGATGGTGGGGGTGGTACCTGGGCCGCCGAACCTCAGCAGGGAGAGCGCAGCGAACAGACAGATCAGGACAACCAGTGCAGCAAACGACCGGCGGCAGGACAGCCATCGTATCCGCATCTATCTGCATCGTTAAATCAGTAGGCTGGCCAGCACAACACATATTAGGTAGATTCCATAGAAATCTGCCTATAGGAATCACCCTAATGATGGAAttactaaagaatattttaatagttttactccAATATACAGTGAGTAAAAAAGTCCCTTACGTGCTTGATAATTCCAGAAccattacaggtaaagcaataaaacttggtactaCATACTTACTGCTCCTATAAATGGACTTTTTTAAGTAACCaccatatttttgtcatgtcaaggGGGTGGCCCGCAAGTCTAGTATTCATgtactaaatttaactttcacaacttgagccaagacaagaatattaaaccatctagaacaggacctatattgtaaatgtttcaaactttaaaccagagtaattttttttaaagagtgaaccctttgaggtcggatttgcagcattgtactctactaataaagacctttaatttgatgtactactcgacctatgctctcatttaagattttcttatgactccttgcgggccatccccttCGATATGACAagaaaatggtagttacttcaaaaagtagatttataggtacAGTAATgatataccaagttttattgctttaattgTAATAGTGCGGGAGTTACCAAGCCAGTGCGGGTCTTTTTTTACATCTTGTATATGCCTGTAAAAACGGCAACTGCcgtaatttttaaacagattCAGACTTAATTTAGTACACAGACAGTATTCCTTTGTTTATTGAAAATGGGAGGTtttaaagaataacaggatttcggacatttgccttcgttatatgttacaaactgtataacacaacgtttcgaagtttggaatctatcctcttcgtcaggtgggttaggtattaatacatacaaatataaaaaacagaaaaattaaaagaaaggaTAGAAAAgcgttcaaacatacccaaaagctggtTGGAGTCCATTGTTTATACCTTTCTtcctttctttcttctttctgtattttattttgtatgtattaatactccCTCACCTGACgcagaggatagattccaatcctcgaaaagttgtgttataccttttgtaacatataacgatgtccggcaaatgtctgaaatcctgttatcccttCAGAGACAGCATGCTTATACAGTCTCTCTGGACAGCTATGTAATTCCAAAATGTTTATTTcgtgtattttataacataagtgaatataataaatttcctacttaaattaattttttacctgTCGATTTAAACGAAACAAAACctgcaattttataaataaatttgtcttgTAAGGTTTCATAATGAaggagtttgtaaatatttgaaagtgcTACGAGTACATTAACATGCCAATCTTTCGAGTGTTTTACAAATCCAGTTTGACATTCCATAATTATGATCGTACCAAACGAAATAACTGCCTTTTCTGCTTt
This Homalodisca vitripennis isolate AUS2020 chromosome 3, UT_GWSS_2.1, whole genome shotgun sequence DNA region includes the following protein-coding sequences:
- the LOC124358100 gene encoding uncharacterized protein LOC124358100: MRIRWLSCRRSFAALVVLICLFAALSLLRFGGPGTTPTISLSQSQIQDLIRQAEISNAERLLRIQTVCRKYNLGLYRDTSAHTYILGLYIKLCIEYREAEIPNAERLLRIQTVCRKYNLGLYRDTSAHAYILGLYIKLCIEYVISFYLIRVYILQREAEISNAERLLRIQTRQAEISNAERLLRIQTSLSQREAEISNAERLLRIQDRLSQRQAEISNAERLLRIQTGLSQREAEISNAETSCSDTDSLSQREAEISNAERLLRIQTVCRKYNLGLYRDTSAHAYILGLYIKLCIEYVISFYLIRVYILQREAEISNAERLHRIQTVCRKYNLGLEKLKSPTLNVLLRIQTVCRKYKPRTREAEISNAERLLRIQTVCRKYNLGLEKLKSPTLNAAQDTDRLSQRQAEISNAERLLRIQTRQAEISNAERLLRIQTVCRKYNLGLDKLKFPTLNAPAQDTDRLSQRQAEISNAERLLRIQTVLSQRQAEISNAERLLRIQNSLSQRQAEISNAERPAQDTDRLSQRQAEISNAERLLRIQTVCRKYNLGLYRDTSAHAYILGLYIKLCIEYVISFYLIRVYILQRQAEISNAERLLRIQTVCRKYNLGLYRDTSAPPAFKHPPTPQYGVFYIDLIHKIALCPVYKAASSSWLYNLCLLGGYEETQLAEVNRTQQLSVLARKVFPELEYPQAEEALQSSLKLLVVRHPLERLLSAYRDKLENTNVGREHGTEHFYRKFGARIVAKYRRGGNSTHSRELLPPDSYYWASDQPLPAGIEPTFREFVRYLIDLDLLSYADDHWIPVYLFCTPCLLRYDIIAKVETLQRDQLYTLRAANIDRLIKPRWQHRTVPAGTTTSDLARRYFSQLTTADVQKLYQKYQLDFELFGYKMDEYLKYTSDFKETL